A genomic stretch from Mya arenaria isolate MELC-2E11 chromosome 10, ASM2691426v1 includes:
- the LOC128205827 gene encoding uncharacterized protein LOC128205827 yields the protein MGGTSVLQLIKVVCLGISMAAAAIAVAVPYWFIITLTWERGADMVEKNINMGLYFLERNMTVLGLVEKAGNKQLLPGFMKVAEIFFLIGTFGIIVTFVSSVIYFMRKYNTFTGELCLAAALIPTALSQLLGVIFAILGALIPDENAWHGFPDPSGYLIVQAHPKIAINFGLYIAALAAVCALVGLGAAWLQACILCKHVESVRYQMLHAPLSADERGVYEGAGRTYAFDTKPGFRYDGQYGKPGREMNF from the exons ATGGGTGGAACCTCCGTTCTACAGCTTATAAAGGTTGTTTGCCTGGGAATTTCAATGGCGGCAGCTGCCATCGCAGTTGCTGTTCCATACTGGTTCATTATCACG TTAACATGGGAGAGAGGGGCTGACATGGTAGAAAAGAATATAAACATGGGTCTATATTTCCTGGAACGAAACATGACAGTCTTGGGTCTTGTTGAGAAAGCCGGCAACAAGCAGCTTCTTCCAG GCTTTATGAAGGTGGCCGAGATCTTCTTCCTTATAGGAACATTCGGCATTATCGTCACATTTGTGTCGTCAGTGATCTACTTCATGCGGAAATACAATACCTTCACTGGTGAGCTGTGCCTGGCAGCAGCCCTCATCCCTACAG CCCTGAGCCAGCTTCTGGGTGTTATATTTGCCATCCTAGGGGCCCTGATTCCTGATGAGAATGCCTGGCATGGCTTCCCCGACCCCTCCGGATACCTCATCGTTCAGGCACATCCCAAGATAGCTATCAACTTCGGACTGTACATCGCAGCTTTGGCAGCTGTCTGTGCATTAGTTG GTCTTGGAGCTGCGTGGCTACAAGCCTGCATTCTATGCAAGCATGTCGAGTCTGTGCGGTATCAGATGTTACACGCGCCACTGTCTGCCGATGAGCGTGGTGTCTATGAGGGAGCAGGACGAACGTACGCCTTTGACACAAAACCTGGATTCCGTTATGATGGGCAGTATGGAAAACCAGGAAGGGAAATGAACTTCTAA
- the LOC128205354 gene encoding LOW QUALITY PROTEIN: uncharacterized protein LOC128205354 (The sequence of the model RefSeq protein was modified relative to this genomic sequence to represent the inferred CDS: deleted 1 base in 1 codon): MSDGHMDHQRRKKREYRCEDCDKVLTTSEGLNIHRRLHTGEKPYACEVCGHAFSRKWNYTCHIKGCRKRELQRHEAHVHDVGFDSSAAQRAWKENFLASQRGYAEVNGEAENISDFSDKNNVVNETSVSENLTQEKVLTGEPASKRPYNKAKKGLKLRTVIQSSDIPHTEDTSYSEIVSPIPSPPAQDVTKDLVYIPQINAKETILKTAETLQNCVISNAFTFTRPGISLPAQSPVKCDSFTVSQPVTLLKPTEESKTIDGDISIETKPVTSTVSQIIVVSSGKQLFTYEIPIASKDCTEINSEENVTATNKVEPDDNIPNLSKVTEDNDLERFEEIAANEKLFDSCSSVGSIFDKGDLVDDHYTVEGIGAICESLESVDDSIEAISERLNAVDDNFEALNDENYRHINDVDNLTAAKEKLVSVVGGFDEIDGDIPSAVNDTEKTQHSDSEFADSVVKINHVFVNEKFLNEESSINDPVNVPSCMTLRNRGNKSFKKLNKIRKDILNGSFVRDAEVNEEVFVKEKTPVRTARCENKEIILIKELVEERRRKKERKLENTYADCQSVESDFDRFVVGSDISVKYRQPRKIVQQKSVPDTGFECKVCGKILTTPYGLTNHLMVHEGQKPFICKVCNHAFTKQWNLKTHLQNRHKIEPTKADLEPTFPVKYPCNGSRKRRAKKIEEASETNSSSQECDSDGLSLSDGSAYLKKAKVDEFHFKTLHDKSVKDSNRNYQSFEVFNISVPDKVEKEEVVVSDTARRFANEDLIAQYLQGSCNDIEIENSLNGSEGNIFDLNEDDFLEIKLIETDVDLETMVNKGSVIAQESNVNDNISVINTMANENDLAFERGETEAGESVVKVNGIIEQINAEQDVKQVANHDEVSQVRAVADENGSRVDLNHMEAGGNKANGASLSEAQAGLNENATDEVTHGVYNVASEQGIEPSNVAGEQTNGTVEQSVDNECGDVITDEHKPVGVDNEGDRALPVAGVSASASQSEGSLSNLDKIINSVASGEAEVTMKDRTLAGSQEFMSSNDHLNDLSSSSQPNPFQRNRSPGQAYYPGANLPPPPPYQPNPTSQPYPYPGAQNPNLAGAQGKHHGMHESGNYPGPPLPMPGYSIPSPGSYRAQAPYPPGNMYPGNLPPYSHPQAFPQGGENAELDLSGKDGKTLCECPVCGKKLTSKNTLETHMRTHTGEKPFECSFCKKTFAFKSNCTRHMLTHTQTKQQKSLGGEEMEENVAEAYPEGEEEVEPMSGIPGQIQGNVNIPPNSSSTQITGHAGQMQSQSAMLPPMHTLFTSGPNNVPSHQNQNQIYSESPTSEVPPNLTPEMSPRPNPAASPFSEYPPNHPGFYQNQQPMYDQFHPGMAPQQQYGNPYQQNQTSMQDLPQYGVYPGQGYMPGDPNHMQGHPQQGQAPSLSAQSPLSEYNTDAVLKHKKSKEFQGERKHPTKYCDICKKSFSASYYTNHMKMHKGTSPHVCNVCNQVFSQKFSLTRHIENIHKSKNGEGQQKPASIPSTPTEGYTSNPLGTAPVPGALDPNQHGDRAMPQVQGNAEIKEHQEFTSPGPSHTPGAEGNSRVTNPSHSKQGGAPSTVSGQGDSGNTDVNHAVHLAYQKFLQHNGDWSALTPDEHNELRQYMEKIASAHSQQAALVGRSQNSASVPASHSSHPQSGPPSQGHPANQPPSDHPKALQRPGFSQQMSIEETEPVESLYPGEKGKAVHVCNICNKTYSSSATLKAHHRLHTGEKPFVCQFCNKSFTFKGNMKQHIVKHHKEAAEAGGMSLNLSETSNDGVPTGLKTPKKEKKSPITASPKMAFGQGGSINPYELPSQAYKGYTNQPLPTMFPIKSEPPEFASMASMKPSMYNYQSASPHSSMSGTPPRLYPTPPPQAYSGSPVKTIPGYGPLNHGPGFYAGFQEKPPMPQGFPHALNPLHMPGQSPVVKSEFPPTVSSHGELHHDSEGLPANIANDLLGMQQEGLGVADWAGESFPGPTAFSGDKAVVEQDSSLGALESSVTPFNASEPLPATSTPHAYLPHLGSMASNQQTSDKPTTTLAGSTAAQLTTSASLPGIGAMVSGLVPNDQLQASEVNVGQSGRSNQLMPGINTLTSPNSQSQLSDQSSQPPCQLELEEANSSGAFALSSPPSNCSANSGLLSPQTPSSSKGSNPLTSPKNTKVTVCPICNKELAYSSSLATHMRVHTGEKPFECALCKKSFAQRSNLNTHTKSCRKKYEKEDPAALAAAGLSGSQDSLPQTPDQTELPGFPQMHGLSDSNQSGPMPTQSSASTEVSSNYEMAMDLSQHRPGSMYPSGQGFPGYEQMTDPGIHQGMPVDYSRYPNPIFQQPPASHGGIMDPSLQQPYQGPYPLQAYSSSEVSPALNSPQPLPSIPSSLPSTTSTSSGNILPNFFSVFSNRSDPSSLQLSEDPLFDTKPQDMSTQPAAPIVSKMKEEPKSALANEHTIPVMGHINEASTISMHPAPPREPSPDPSPSKPKLDPTKKRSSSRTMSEEEKVAQRTCPECKKVLSCLAGLRHHMRIHTGEKPYRCGLCNKRFSQKCNTHTHIKSCFKQRQVKGIIPEHLTGKPEPELYAVLTIEEADPNFNPKEFKIKYGMEVTDQQYEGKEGDGDSASGVDIVSRSSSGKSGGKSNTELVKEALLGIIDERKEAQDGEVGNNQSRSMSPDLSDKKDDVDGETPEKLKKLKKVYKKYGIDGGYKARKCSECDTEITGTPSSMLNHIRTHTKEKPYLCNYCCRPFSMKFSLNRHILAIHGENRHERKGVDDSEKNGKRKMSLTDESSQDTIPDAKYTKFSEDIVKVEKEEDMNDLDKSKINSSMDESKSLESAVQSVIENVKAEINSEKSDLSKDKDANDKNMSIGGENDDDDKVGVGDKSSGGKNKKNMVIVDEAQVAAMDIVKRGLKHCEFCKRDFARPQLLLTHMRQHTGAEKPFKCVMCSKTFAYKASLKNHFEKHKAEMYRCTVCEELYTTETELAEHSVSHSWEDCPDLDAL, encoded by the exons ATGTCGGATGGACACATGGACCACCAGCGGCGCAAGAAACGCGAATATAGATGCGAGGACTGCGATAAAGTGCTGACCACATCCGAAGGGCTCAATATTCACCGTAGGCTACATACAG GAGAGAAGCCGTACGCCTGTGAAGTCTGTGGTCACGCCTTCAGTCGCAAGTGGAACTACACGTGTCACATAAAGGGCTGTCGCAAACGTGAACTGCAGAGACACGAGGCGCATGTTCATGACGTTGGATTTGACTCATCTGCGGCTCAACGCGCCTGGAAGGAGAACTTCCTAGCTTCACAGAGAGGATACGCTGAAGTTAACGGAGAGGCGGAGAATATTTCCGACTTCTCGGATAAGAATAATGTAGTGAACGAGACATCTGTCTCAGAAAATTTAACTCAGGAAAAAGTGTTGACTGGTGAGCCAGCAAGTAAGAGACCTTATAATAAGGCAAAGAAAGGATTGAAGTTGAGAACTGTTATTCAGTCTAGTGATATTCCACACACGGAGGATACCTCCTATTCTGAGATTGTGTCTCCCATTCCCTCGCCACCTGCTCAAGATGTAACCAAAGACTTGGTTTACATACCTCAAATCAACGCAAAGGAAACCATTTTGAAGACTGCGGAAACTTTGCAAAATTGTGTCATTTCCAATGCATTTACCTTCACAAGGCCAGGAATTTCACTGCCTGCCCAATCACCGGTTAAGTGTGACTCATTCACTGTTAGTCAGCCAGTCACGTTGTTGAAACCCACTGAAGAAAGCAAAACAATTGATGGTGATATATCTATTGAAACAAAACCAGTCACTTCGACAGTATCACAAATCATAGTTGTCAGCAGTGGAAAGCAACTGTTTACCTATGAAATACCAATTGCAAGCAAAGATTGCACGGAAATTAACAGTGAGGAAAATGTGACAGCAACGAATAAAGTAGAACCTGATGATAACATTCCAAATTTGTCAAAAGTGACCGAAGATAATGACTTAGAAAGGTTTGAAGAAATAGCTGCGAATGAAAAACTGTTTGATAGTTGTAGCTCTGTGGGCAGTATTTTTGATAAAGGTGATTTAGTTGACGATCACTACACTGTCGAAGGTATTGGTGCTATTTGTGAAAGCTTGGAGTCAGTTGATGACAGTATTGAAGCTATAAGTGAAAGACTTAATGCAGTGGACGATAATTTTGAAGCTCTGAATGATGAAAACTACAGACATATCAATGATGTTGATAACCTAACTGCTGCTAAAGAGAAACTTGTAAGTGTGGTCGGAGGGTTTGATGAAATAGATGGTGATATTCCTAGTGCTGTAAATGACACTGAAAAAACGCAACACAGTGACAGTGAATTTGCAGATTCTGTTGTGAAGATTAATCATGTGTTTGTGAATGAGAAATTTTTAAATGAAGAGAGCAGCATTAATGACCCAGTGAATGTTCCTTCATGTATGACACTTAGAAACAGGGGAAACAAGTCTTTTAAgaaacttaataaaataagaaaggATATATTGAATGGCAGCTTTGTCCGTGATGCTGAAGTGAACGAAGaagtttttgttaaagaa aaaacacctgTTAGGACTGCAAGATGtgaaaataaggaaataattttaatcaaagAACTTGTtgaagaaagaagaagaaagaaagAAAGGAAACTAGAAAATACCTATGCTGATTGTCAGTCAGTTGAAAGTGATTTTGACAGATTTGTTGTTGGTTCGGATATTTCTGTGAAATATAGACAACCAAGAAAAATAGTGCAGCAGAAATCTGTGCCTGATACTGGTTTTGAATGCAAAGTATGTGGAAAGATTCTGACCACTCCATATGGATTGACTAATCATTTAATGGTACATGAGGGACAAAAACCATTTATATGCAAAGTGTGTAATCATGCATTTACAAAACAGTGGAATTTGAAAACTCATTTGCAGAATAGGCATAAAATTGAACCAACGAAGGCAGATTTGGAACCTACGTTTCCGGTAAAATACCCATGTAATGGTTCTCGGAAAAGGCGAGCTAAAAAAATTGAAGAAGCGAGTGAAACAAATTCTTCTAGCCAGGAATGTGACTCAGATGGATTAAGCTTGTCCGATGGTAgtgcttatttaaaaaaagctaAAGTTGATGAGTTTCACTTTAAGACATTACATGATAAATCAGTGAAAGATAGTAACAGAAATTACCAAagttttgaagttttcaatatttctgtGCCAGATAAGGTCGAAAAAGAAGAGGTTGTTGTAAGTGACACAGCAAGAAGGTTTGCAAACGAGGACTTAATTGCTCAATATTTGCAAGGCTCAtgtaatgatattgaaatagaaaattcTTTGAATGGTTCTGAAGGAAATATTTTTGACCTTAATGAAGACGATTTCTTAGAAATCAAACTGATAGAAACAGATGTAGATTTGGAGACTATGGTCAATAAAGGTTCAGTGATTGCACAAGAGTCTAATGTAAATGATAACATATCTGTAATAAACACTATGgcaaatgaaaatgacttaGCCTTTGAAAGAGGTGAAACTGAAGCTGGCGAGAGTGTTGTGAAGGTTAATGGCATTATTGAGCAGATAAATGCCGAGCAGGATGTTAAGCAAGTGGCAAATCACGATGAAGTGTCTCAAGTGCGTGCAGTTGCTGATGAAAATGGCTCAAGAGTTGACTTGAATCACATGGAGGCTGGTGGTAACAAAGCCAATGGTGCCTCGCTCAGTGAAGCACAAGCaggtttaaatgaaaatgctaCAGATGAAGTCACACATGGTGTATACAATGTAGCAAGTGAACAAGGTATTGAACCAAGTAATGTAGCTGGCGAGCAAACTAATGGAACTGTTGAACAAAGTGTTGACAATGAGTGTGGAGATGTCATAACTGATGAACACAAACCTGTTGGGGTTGATAATGAAGGTGACAGAGCATTACCAGTCGCAGGTGTCAGTGCTAGTGCTTCACAGTCTGAAGGTAGTTTGAGTAACCTTGACAAGATTATTAACAGTGTAGCCTCAGGTGAGGCGGAGGTTACCATGAAGGATCGAACTCTGGCGGGTAGTCAGGAATTCATGTCTTCCAATGATCACCTCAATGATCTCAGTTCATCAAGCCAACCCAACCCCTTTCAGCGCAACAGGAGCCCGGGGCAGGCCTACTACCCCGGGGCTAACCTGCCTCCCCCACCCCCATATCAGCCCAACCCTACCAGTCAGCCGTACCCCTACCCTGGGGCTCAGAATCCGAACCTAGCAGGAGCACAAGGAAAGCACCATGGTATGCATGAATCTGGAAACTACCCTGGTCCACCTCTCCCCATGCCAGGATATTCAATACCAAGCCCGGGCTCATACAGAGCACAAGCCCCTTACCCGCCTGGCAACATGTATCCCGGAAACCTGCCTCCCTACTCTCATCCGCAAGCTTTCCCCCAGGGTGGTGAGAATGCTGAATTGGACTTGAGTGGAAAAGATGGGAAGACTTTGTGTGAATGTCCAGTGTGTGGGAAGAAATTGACTAGCAAGAATACACTGGAGACTCACATGAGAACCCACACTGGGGAAAAACCATTTGAATGTTCTTTTTGTAAGAAAACATTCGCTTTCAAGAGCAACTGTACCCGCCACATGTTGACACATACTCAGACCAAGCAGCAGAAGAGCCTGGGAGGTGAAGAAATGGAGGAGAATGTGGCAGAAGCGTACCCAGAGGGAGAAGAAGAAGTGGAACCAATGTCAGGGATTCCGGGGCAGATCCAAGGCAATGTGAACATTCCACCAAACTCAAGCTCCACACAGATCACAGGCCATGCTGGCCAGATGCAGAGTCAGTCTGCAATGTTACCTCCTATGCATACTCTATTCACATCAGGGCCTAACAATGTGCCTTCtcatcaaaatcaaaatcagaTTTACAGTGAGAGCCCTACGAGTGAAGTGCCTCCAAATCTGACACCGGAAATGAGCCCACGGCCTAACCCAGCTGCAAGCCCGTTCAGTGAATACCCTCCAAATCACCCTGGCTTTTACCAGAACCAACAACCCATGTATGACCAATTTCACCCAGGTATGGCGCCACAGCAGCAATACGGCAACCCCTACCAGCAAAACCAAACATCTATGCAAGATTTACCTCAATATGGGGTCTACCCAGGCCAGGGTTACATGCCTGGGGATCCCAACCATATGCAAGGGCATCCACAACAAGGACAAGCACCCAGCTTGTCAGCCCAATCACCTTTATCCGAATACAACACTGACGCGGTCCTGAAGCATAAGAAGTCTAAGGAGTTTCAGGGGGAGAGAAAACACCCTACCAAGTATTGCGATATCTGCAAGAAGTCTTTTTCTGCCAGCTACTATACCAACCATATGAAGATGCATAAAGGCACAAGTCCCCATGTATGCAATGTGTGTAACCAAGTCTTCTCGCAGAAGTTCAGCCTAACTCGACACATTGAGAACATTCACAAGAGCAAGAATGGAGAGGGACAACAGAAACCGGCATCAATACCAAGCACCCCTACTGAAGGGTACACATCCAACCCTCTTGGTACAGCCCCTGTCCCAGGAGCATTGGATCCTAACCAGCATGGCGATAGAGCAATGCCTCAGGTACAAGGCAATGCAGAAATTAAAGAGCATCAGGAGTTTACCTCACCTGGGCCTTCCCACACCCCTGGTGCTGAAGGGAACTCTAGGGTCACTAATCCTTCACATTCGAAACAAGGTGGCGCTCCAAGCACTGTGTCAGGCCAGGGTGATTCTGGAAACACTGACGTGAATCATGCAGTCCATTTGGCCTACCAGAAATTTCTACAACACAACGGTGACTGGTCAGCTTTAACCCCTGATGAGCATAATGAGCTACGACAGTATATGGAAAAGATTGCAAGTGCTCATAGCCAGCAGGCTGCTTTAGTTGGCAGATCACAAAACTCTGCATCAGTCCCAGCATCCCACAGCTCACATCCACAGTCTGGTCCGCCGTCTCAGGGCCACCCAGCCAATCAACCTCCTTCTGATCACCCAAAAGCCCTGCAGCGCCCAGGGTTTAGCCAGCAAATGTCAATAGAAGAGACTGAACCAGTTGAAAGCTTATACCCAGGGGAGAAGGGCAAAGCTGTTCATGTTTGCAACATATGTAACAAGACCTACTCGTCGTCAGCGACTCTAAAGGCTCATCACAGACTGCACACCGGTGAGAAACCTTTTGTCTGTCAGTTTTGCAACAAGTCCTTTACCTTCAAGGGTAACATGAAACAGCACATTGTAAAGCACCACAAGGAAGCTGCCGAGGCTGGAGGCATGTCATTGAACCTATCAGAAACTTCAAATGACGGTGTCCCTACTGGTTTGAAAACACCAAAGAAAGAAAAGAAGTCACCAATAACTGCTAGTCCAAAAATGGCTTTTGGCCAGGGAGGAAGCATCAATCCCTATGAACTACCATCTCAGGCATACAAAGGATACACAAACCAACCTCTGCCAACCATGTTTCCCATAAAGTCTGAGCCACCAGAATTTGCTAGTATGGCTAGTATGAAGCCTTCCATGTATAACTACCAAAGTGCCTCTCCACACAGCAGCATGTCGGGCACTCCGCCCAGGTTATACCCCACCCCACCACCACAGGCTTACAGTGGCAGCCCTGTGAAAACAATACCAGGGTATGGCCCACTCAACCATGGTCCAGGATTCTATGCTGGCTTCCAAGAAAAGCCTCCTATGCCACAGGGCTTTCCCCATGCTTTAAACCCTCTGCATATGCCAGGCCAGTCACCTGTGGTCAAGTCTGAGTTTCCTCCCACTGTTTCGAGCCATGGTGAGCTTCATCATGATTCTGAGGGTCTACCAGCAAACATTGCCAACGATCTGCTAGGTATGCAACAAGAAGGACTGGGAGTTGCAGATTGGGCGGGAGAATCATTTCCAGGACCGACTGCTTTCTCTGGCGACAAAGCTGTTGTGGAGCAAGATTCCAGTCTAGGTGCATTAGAGAGCAGCGTTACTCCGTTCAATGCCTCTGAGCCATTACCAGCAACAAGCACACCACATGCATACCTTCCTCACCTGGGCAGCATGGCTTCCAACCAGCAGACATCAGATAAGCCTACAACAACTCTTGCAGGATCTACTGCAGCCCAACTAACAACATCTGCTTCTCTGCCTGGAATTGGTGCAATGGTCAGTGGCTTGGTCCCTAATGATCAGCTGCAAGCCTCTGAAGTAAATGTTGGCCAATCAGGACGCAGTAACCAATTGATGCCAGGTATCAATACACTTACAAGTCCAAACAGCCAGTCACAGCTTTCTGACCAATCAAGTCAGCCTCCATGTCAGTTGGAACTTGAGGAAGCTAATTCCTCCGGAGCTTTTGCTCTGTCCTCACCTCCAAGCAATTGCTCAGCCAACAGTGGTCTACTGTCACCTCAGACCCCTTCAAGCTCAAAAGGCTCAAATCCACTCACATCCCCAAAGAACACTAAAGTCACGGTGTGTCCCATCTGTAACAAGGAACTTGCCTACTCCAGTTCCCTCGCCACTCATATGCGAGtccacacaggagagaagccttTTGAATGTGCCCTGTGTAAGAAATCATTTGCTCAGAGAAGTAACttgaacacacacacaaaatcaTGCAGAAAGAAGTATGAGAAAGAAGATCCAGCAGCTCTTGCTGCTGCTGGGTTATCAGGAAGCCAGGACAGTCTACCACAGACACCTGATCAAACAGAATTACCAGGTTTTCCACAAATGCATGGCTTATCAGACAGTAATCAGTCGGGCCCAATGCCAACTCAATCCAGCGCAAGCACTGAAGTGTCTTCCAACTATGAGATGGCGATGGATCTTTCCCAGCATCGTCCTGGAAGCATGTATCCGTCTGGGCAGGGTTTTCCAGGCTATGAACAGATGACTGACCCTGGTATACATCAGGGCATGCCCGTGGACTACAGCAGATACCCTAACCCCATCTTCCAGCAGCCGCCTGCCAGTCATGGAGGCATTATGGACCCATCCCTGCAACAGCCTTACCAGGGACCTTACCCATTACAAGCTTACAGCTCAAGTGAAGTTTCGCCAGCGTTAAATTCACCACAACCTCTCCCATCAATCCCATCTAGCCTGCCTTCAACGACCTCAACTAGTTCAGGAAACATTCTGCCAAACTTCTTCAGTGTGTTTTCTAACAGAAGTGATCCTTCCAGCCTTCAACTCTCTGAAGACCCCTTGTTTGACACAAAGCCTCAGGACATGTCCACACAGCCAGCTGCCCCTATTGTGTCAAAAATGAAAGAAGAACCCAAGTCAGCACTTGCTAATGAGCACACCATTCCTGTTATGGGTCACATTAATGAAGCGAGTACGATCTCCATGCATCCAGCCCCTCCAAGGGAACCCTCTCCAGATCCGTCACCATCCAAGCCTAAACTTGACCCTACAAAGAAACGATCATCGTCAAGGACCATGTCAGAAGAGGAAAAGGTTGCTCAGCGGACTTGCCCGGAATGCAAAAAGGTATTGTCCTGCCTGGCGGGGTTACGGCATCATATGAGGATACACACTGGTGAAAAGCCGTATCGATGTGGCCTGTGCAACAAGAGGTTCTCTCAGAAGTGTAACACCCACACCCATATCAAATCTTGCTTCAAACAGCGTCAGGTGAAAGGCATTATTCCTGAACACCTTACGGGGAAGCCAGAGCCAGAGCTGTATGCTGTGTTGACTATAGAGGAGGCGGATCCAAACTTTAATCCAAAAGAATTTAAGATAAAGTATGGGATGGAGGTAACAGATCAGCAGTATGAAGGAAAGGAGGGAGATGGAGATTCGGCATCGGGAGTCGATATTGTCAGTCGGAGTTCGTCGGGGAAAAGTGGGGGTAAGAGTAATACCGAGTTGGTCAAGGAGGCCCTGCTGGGGATCATTGATGAGAGGAAAGAGGCCCAAGATGGTGAAGTAGGAAATAATCAGTCGAGGTCGATGTCTCCAGATTTAAGTGATAAAAAAGATGATGTGGATGGAGAGACGCCGGAGAAATTgaaaaaattaaagaaagttTACAAAAAGTATGGAATTGATGGAGGATATAAGGCGAGAAAATGCTCCGAATGTGACACAGAAATTACTGGTACCCCAAGTTCTATGCTTAATCATATCAGAACGCATACAAAGGAGAAACCATACCTTTGTAATTACTGCTGCAGGCCGTTTTCTATGAAATTCTCACTTAACCGGCACATTCTTGCAATTCATGGGGAAAATAGGCATGAAAGAAAAGGTGTTGATGATTCTGAGAAAAATGGGAAAAGAAAGATGAGTTTGACTGACGAATCCAGTCAAGATACCATACCAGATGCAAAGTATACAAAGTTCAGTGAAGATATTGTTAAAGTGGAAAAAGAAGAGGATATGAATGACttagataaaagtaaaataaactcATCAATGGATGAAAGTAAAAGTTTAGAAAGTGCTGTTCAGAGTGTTATAGAGAATGTAAAAGCTGAAATAAATTCCGAAAAAAGTGATCTCAGTAAAGATAAAGATgcaaatgacaaaaacatgagTATAGGTGGtgagaatgatgatgatgataaggtAGGTGTTGGGGATAAAAGCAGTGGtggtaaaaacaagaaaaatatggTAATTGTTGATGAAGCCCAAGTGGCTGCAATGGACATAGTTAAACGTGGATTAAAACATTGTGAATTCTGTAAACGTGATTTTGCCCGTCCACAGTTACTCTTAACACATATGCGTCAGCATACTGGTGCAGAGAAGCCATTTAAGTGTGTAATGTGTAGTAAGACATTTGCGTACAAGGCGAGCttgaaaaatcattttgagAAGCACAAGGCAGAGATGTACCGGTGTACAGTGTGCGAGGAGCTTTACACGACAGAAACAGAGCTTGCTGAGCACTCTGTCAGCCATTCATGGGAGGATTGTCCTGATCTTGACGCATTGTAG
- the LOC128205828 gene encoding gamma-interferon-inducible lysosomal thiol reductase-like: MKIRLEFHKTRAMHLIGNKTAYFPFIHCIEAHQRTQPADAAKKCAKKMHVDLDPISACASGKQGANWEHEMATLTAALYPPHTYAPWITFDGVF; encoded by the exons ATGAAAATCAGATTAGAATTTCATAAG ACTCGTGCAATGCATTTGATTGGCAACAAAACTGCCTATTTTCCTTTTATCCACTGCATCGAGGCTCATCAACGGACGCAACCCGCAGACGCTGCAAAAAAG tgCGCTAAAAAGATGCACGTGGACCTGGATCCGATCAGCGCATGTGCCAGCGGAAAGCAAGGCGCGAATTGGGAGCACGAGATGGCAACGTTGACAGCCGCCCTCTATCCGCCACACACCTACGCACCATGGATAACCTTTGACGgggtattttaa